The following proteins are co-located in the Pseudomonadales bacterium genome:
- the gmk gene encoding guanylate kinase — protein MSGNLFVIFAPSGAGKTSLVKALIETTNDIQVSVSHTTRAQRPGEIDGVHYHFVDQSQFSQRLQESDFLEYAEVFGHSYGTSQSWVEQSLANGTDVVLEIDWQGAQQVRKLLPCISICILPPSVATLRSRLNARGQDGAEVIEHRMQAALSEISHYNEADYLIINDDFDTAKRELKSIVVAERKRTAIQSERHHKLLQSLFQAS, from the coding sequence ATGTCTGGAAACTTATTTGTCATTTTCGCCCCCTCTGGAGCAGGGAAAACAAGCTTGGTGAAGGCGCTGATCGAAACGACTAACGATATTCAAGTATCAGTGTCTCATACCACGCGCGCTCAACGCCCTGGCGAAATTGATGGCGTGCATTACCATTTTGTTGATCAGTCACAATTTAGTCAACGCCTGCAAGAGTCAGACTTCCTTGAATATGCTGAAGTTTTTGGCCACAGTTATGGCACATCCCAAAGCTGGGTTGAGCAAAGTTTGGCCAACGGCACTGACGTGGTGCTTGAAATCGATTGGCAAGGTGCGCAGCAAGTACGTAAATTACTGCCCTGTATCAGCATCTGCATCCTGCCGCCGTCGGTTGCAACCTTGCGATCCAGGCTAAATGCCAGAGGCCAAGATGGCGCCGAGGTCATTGAGCATCGCATGCAAGCTGCACTGTCTGAAATATCGCACTATAACGAGGCTGACTATCTGATCATTAATGATGATTTTGATACTGCCAAACGAGAGCTCAAATCGATTGTCGTAGCAGAGCGCAAACG